In one Arachis duranensis cultivar V14167 chromosome 9, aradu.V14167.gnm2.J7QH, whole genome shotgun sequence genomic region, the following are encoded:
- the LOC107467525 gene encoding sec-independent protein translocase protein TATC, chloroplastic has translation MGTVPMNIASHVDLRSRFHLTSSSSSSSSSSSSVRVSNFSKTISLSFPLSRRKQGRLGRFPCFAVDDDSRLQQQDLANTTSTAVGSATEERPTENTDLLPGTNGDAPDNFKQDGEGSAIYDFLYPSKELLPDDKEMSIFDHLEELRQRIFVSVLAVGGSILGCFAFSKDLIVLLESPVKTQGVRFLQLGPGEFFFTTLKVSGYCGLLLGSPVILYEIIAFVLPGLTKAERKFLGPIVLGSSVLFYAGITFSYLVLTPAALNFFVNYAEGAVESLWSIDQYFEFVLVLMFSTGLSFQVPVIQFLLGQLGLVSGDQMLSVWRYVVVGAVVAAAVVTPSTDPLTQVLLAAPLLGLYLGGAWAVKLTGR, from the exons ATGGGAACCGTTCCGATGAACATCGCTTCCCACGTCGACCTCCGTTCACGATTCCACCTCACATCGTCTTCTTCCTCGTCGTCTTCCTCATCCTCCTCTGTGCGGGTTTCCAACTTTTCTAAAACTATCAGCTTGAGCTTCCCTCTCTCTCGGAGGAAGCAGGGGAGGTTAGGTAGGTTTCCTTGCTTCGCCGTCGATGACGACTCCAGACTCCAGCAGCAAGACCTCGCCAATACTACTTCAACTGCTGTCGGCTCTGCCACTGAAGAAAGACCCACCG AAAATACGGATCTGCTTCCTGGTACAAATGGAGATGCTCCAGATAATTTTAAGCAAGATGGCGAAGGAAGTGCTATCTATGATTTCCTTTATCCTAGTAAAGAGCTTCTTCCCGATGATAAAGAAATGAGCATATTTGATCATCTTGAAGAGCTGCGACAGAGAATCTTTGTATCAGTTCTAGCTGTTGGAGGAAGCATTCTCGGATgctttgcattttcgaaagatCTGATAGTGCTTCTAGAATCTCCTGTGAAGACACAGGGTGTAAGATTTCTTCAGCTAGGTCCTGGAGAATTTTTCTTTACAACTTTAAAG GTGTCTGGATACTGTGGCCTCCTCTTGGGAAGTCCTGTAATACTGTATGAGATTATAGCCTTTGTACTTCCAGGTCTCACAAAAGCTGAAAGAAAGTTTCTAGGGCCAATTGTATTGGGCTCGTCAGTTCTTTTCTATGCCGGAATAACTTTCTCCTATTTAGTTCTAACACCTGCAGCCTTAAACTTCTTTGTTAATTATGCTGAAGGTGCTGTTGAGTCGTTATGGTCTATTGATCAATACTTTGAGTTTGTCCTCGTCCTTATGTTCAGCACAGGCTTATCTTTCCAG GTACCTGTTATACAATTCCTATTGGGACAACTTGGGTTGGTGTCCGGAGACCAGATGCTATCAGTTTGGAGATATGTTGTGGTTGGAGCAGTGGTGGCCGCTGCTGTTGTTACACCCTCCACTGATCCACTCACTCAAGTTCTTCTAGCTGCACCTTTGTTGGGTCTTTACCTAGGTGGTGCATGGGCTGTCAAGCTTACAGGACGGTGA